The Leptidea sinapis chromosome 15, ilLepSina1.1, whole genome shotgun sequence genome window below encodes:
- the LOC126968283 gene encoding transcription elongation factor 1 homolog has translation MERRKSNRKPHPKRKAIEPHDEQFNCPFCNDEKSCEVRIVRGKFSARVECRLCLEFFQSTTNVLSEPIDVYNKWVDACENAHLLIK, from the exons ATGGAACGCCGCAAATCCAATAGAAAGCCGCATCCAAAACGAAAGGCAATAGAACCACATGATGAAcaat ttaactgCCCATTCTGCAATGATGAAAAATCCTGTGAAGTAAGAATCGTTCGAGGAAAGTTCTCTGCACGTGTTGAATGTCGGCTGTGTCTAGAATTTTTCCAAAGCACAACAAATGTGCTGTCTGAACCAATAGATGTTTACAACAAGTGGGTAGATGCTTGTGAAAAtgctcatttattaattaagtaa